TGTTATATCAGGGTTTGTTATGAAAGATACCAGATTATTTCTTTTGGCAACTGTACTTGTGCAATTTGGCACTGGTGGTTGTAAAGGTGTTTGCATTTTCTAAGTAAATTAATAAGTAAATTGTGGCTCAGTTCTGCACACAGGGGAATACAAGCTAATCTGACGTTGGATACACTAAGAGGGTGGTACATGGTAGACAAAGTTATAATGCAGGCTGCTAGGCCAGAGAAGGTCTAGGAACCATAGCAGACAGCAGTGGGTTGTCCCGGGCAGCAGCATTTTATGTGTGTACGAATTGCAACCTGGGAGATCTGAGCTAGGTTGTGTGTATGGGGTTGAGGTGCTTTTGTGCGTGTGGGTTTGTTTAAATgtgttgtgattggctgtttgtgtgGGGAGAGTAGGCAGGGAAATGTGTAAATACACATAAATTGGGAAGAAAGAAAGTGTCCAGAGCCAAAGTATAATTGAGGAACTAAAGTTTACTTAAATTTGCAAAAATATGTCTTTTCCCTAAGATGCCCTAATAAATGCACATTGAAAGTGCAATTATATGTCTTTACAAAAGACAAAACTCTCAGTAAATGCCATCTTTACCATAATTCTCTTTATATAGACAATATAGAAACTTTTATTCTAAAATTAGAAAAGGATCATCTAAACTTTTCCTATGTGCCTTTTTCAGTGTGTAATTTTATCCTTAAACGGAACACACATTTAATGCCTAACATGCCATTTGCTAAAATGTTTTACTGTATTCTAGCACAGGAATATTGTGGGAAGGCGGATGGCCTATTTTTTCTGCAGCCTTACATGGTACTTTAGAAATTATAGTCTGTCTGGCAGTagtggaaaataaaatatatgaatgcacaTGTTCCTCTTCTGTAAACTGAATATTGGGGAAAGCACATCTTTATAATATAACATGaaatcttaggggcagatttatcaaagtgtaaagtTAGAGCTTACGGCAATAACATTTCactactctctattcattcctatgggattgggGCATATTgggtcaatgggtgaaagttaagatggccatactgaatgggcacaaacgacaggcctgcctgaccaatatttggcctgaaatcgggcagatatagATTGCGCAGGTTTAAAAATGAGGTCCCAGAACAATTTCGCCTATACCAGTCATTCTAATTCgcttgatatcgcccacccgtaggtggggatattgggagaagagtgtctcagtgtatggccacctttagagtacaccatttgataaataaacctcTTCTGCCTTGTAAGGATAAAGATTGAGGGGGTACCTTGTCCCCAGAGAAATCTCTTCTTTCACAGGTAGCAATGTacctgaaaatacctttttatCCCGAGCCATTAAAATGCGAAACACTTTACATATGTCAGTTGCATAAATTTGCCTTCggtctttaaagtggacctgtcacccagacataaaaagctgtataataaaagcccttttcaaattaaacatgaaacccaaaataatttttttattaccacatccatacccattataaaagcattttaaaatcccagctgtcaatcatataacgcctgccccgcctctatgccttaggcatagaggtggggcagacagttactttcactttcaattcagaacttcttagatgttgctgccctcctcacattccccctccctccgcaccatgtaattgtgtaaccagtgcatggatatgggtatcaggtccccccatactggcacagaaacaagattttggcaggatacaatgcctgctttgataacagtgtccacaaaatggcccctgcctgcttgctgcaattgtgaattccaaggctgaagaaaataagattaaaataatttatatagtgtaagtgaagtttattttgcttgccaaacacaatagaaaacaatttgaaattatttcttaaggtgacaggtccgctttaaattaGGTCTGTGTCTGATTTAGCTATGATCGTGGAAGACCCTGGCTAAAGCAAGGCAAACTATAAATATGCACAATGTACAGAATTTCAACCTTCATTGGAGTAATTGTGGTGAGTGTCGTTAGGTTGCAAATTGTGGAACTTTTTCCAATTCTACTATGTCACTTTAATTGACAGTATAGCCATAATAATATGCTCCATGTTTTTGTCTGCAATTACTGGTGCTCATAATTTGTTATACCTAAAACTaacaaaaaaacaagtataatgtttaataaattgaAATTACCAAGTAAAAGTTGGTGTTAATGTGCCCTagaaacataaaaacatttataaatgatgTAGGCAAAGTTTGATTTGGTCCAGTAAACTATTGCAGCTGATAGGGATGTGTCAGGATGTGTTAGGAACAGATtgcagcctaaaggtccccatacacggtaagatccgctcgcttggcgagatcgccaagtgagcggatcttcccccgatatccccacctacgggtgggcgatatcggggagcttgaagttaaaaaaaaaataatccgatcgtttggccctggggccaaacgaccggattatgtaggcggcaatggggcagtcggttcggggactgcatcaacgagccgatgcggtccccgatccggctgaatcttttaacctggccaatcgatatctgaccaatttcaggccagatatcggtcggccagcccgctcgtttctgcccctacacgggcagataagctgccgagtcggtccaagggaccgatatcggcagcatctatcggcccgtgtatgggggccttaagacaaTACAGAACATTGTTTTAAAGAAAGGGAAAGCTAAAATCACAGGTTGCAGAGCTATGGAATCAGAgtcacataagggttgattcactaaagtgcgataacgcatattgcatgctttttttgctttaaaattgacgCGACAAAAAAGcgtgatttgctaaagtattatcgtatgtgttaagtcgcatatcacatgcgttaattagcgtgcaaccgcatgcgttaattttaccacattgcgttaattagcgcgcagaagtaatactaacgcatgattcacaaacacttggatgcgctaaatatcgcattactctatgcgaaaattaacacctacttggagcaggcggtaattatagaaaagtacagttcatgagcttttggcaacacaatatggactttgcagtgtgatttattcaagtctgtgttggccctagagtgatgcatcctccagtttgcagggaaatggtcattttaaaaaaaagtagttttatgaacgtaatggtgtgtatggctaatatggcgtgcgcgtgaTAAGTAGTGCATGTGCGTTAATAAGCGCGtgcgacaagtagcgtgctgcgttaataaGCGCGCGTTGCGTCGATTACcccacgaaaatagtcttcacgacttaaataacgcaaacagcatcgctcctaaattaacgcaaatatacttttagtgaattgtgcattaagacgcgaaaaattagacgcgataacatttttaacacaagctataaatagcgctcaaaaTATCGACctatagtgaatcaaccctatagttggAAACAGTTTTAGGTACTTGTCACAAAATAAGAGTCAGCAAAAATGTACTGACTCTGACTCCTAATAAATTTATattgtaatggaaaaaaatacagtatgttacaatgttactatttcatagaaaataatcataatAAAGTACTTATCTGCTGTAAGAGTAAAGTCCAGTGAGTAGTTGTTTCACTAGTGGGAAGTCCAGCTGagttattataatattatttttattttttgtcttttgtttaagcTTTAGGTTTTAGGAATGGttgtagtttctttaataaataaaataaaaagccacaatgacattggcttagttatagatttagacccaaacttGAAAACTGACAGGCTTGAATGGCCAATAGGGTAGTGCATCAGATTCCCTAGCCAGTtgttctttggtttgttcccaaaagcagacacCATCTTCATATAGCTTTAACAGTGCTAAGCTTTAGCAGGGATAAATTgccttatactgtatgttgtgttctttcaatcaacatggaaaatacattagtatataaCAAACAGAGAAGTCGGAGTCTGaagtaccataaactgaggagtcagagttGAAGGATTTATGTACAGCATCACATGTATCAGAGTTGAAGGATGTATATACTGCATCCGCTTCGGGTCCTGCTTAGTGAGTGTGGCACTGACATTGTTTTCTGGTCTTCTGGACATCCCTTTGCGGCTTCGGCAAGTGTATGGGAGACATGAGATAAACTGCACACAGTAGCCCAGGCCAAGTGCCTTTTTTGTAGAAGAGGGGCATGGCCAGGGGGAAGATCAACTAGAGTCTCTGGGGGTGTCTAAAGAATTAGCATCCCCCATTGATTTTGGCATTCTTAGTTTCTTACTTCTATGAGTTAAAGCTTATGttacattttcagattttttaacaGTACACGCTCCTAAATCCAAATACTaccaatatgtttattttttgtgttctCACTCTTCACAGGTATCTGTTTGACTTAAAAGAAAATGATGACATTTGTAGACAAGCTCTGAAATCTGgatcattttatgtttttcacaaTCTCTCTCCATTCCTGCGAAACACAGGCAACAGCTATTCTTTTCCAGCAGTCAGTGCTTCAGGTAAATTATCATCTTCAAGATCTGGGTATACTGGGTACTGCAAAACAGCCCCTGTGTACCACGTATACAGACAGTTTGGATTGGAACACCTGGAGTGTTGCTGTATTTCTGCTTCATAACCAGTAACAGGACTATGGCATTGACCATCCTTTCAGCGCCATGGTCAGCAAattgttttcacatttttatttctgcGGAAGTGGAAAGTTGATTGGCCATTATATATAGGGAAATTCAGCACAGCTCTCTGAGAACACCATAGTGGCCTTGCTTTATCCCTTTACTGTACAGTGTTCATGCTTAGTACAACATGTCGGCCTAAGCAGGAAGCTATATGTATTTgcatactttattattattattagcagtaGTAGTGATATCATCTTTATATAGCATCGGGGAGCTTaaaggtgccagtgggccctgggcaaaatttcactggtgggcccccactgccaaAGAAATTTGTGATAGTATAACCTTCAAGCACatgaagttcaatatataaaggaaGGCAGTGAAGAAgtggtctgtgcttactgaagtagacatgattgCTAGGAGTGCCGCCCTGGACTAACAGCTCTGGGagcagaaaaattacaaaatggtgatattaaaggaacagtaacaccaaaaaatgaaagtgtataaaagtaactaaaatataatgtgctgctgccctgcactggtaaaagttgtgtgtttacttcaaaaagtctactataatttatataaataagctgctatgtagccatggaggcagccatttaatggagaaaaggcacaggcacatagcagataacagataaaacactattgtattctacaaaacttatctgttatctgctatataacctgtgccttttttcaagcttgaatggctgcccccgtggctacacagcagcttattatataaattatagtagtgttactgtagcaaacacaccagttttaccagtgcagggcaacagtacgttatatttttattactttaaagctctttcattttttggtgttactgttcctttaaaggaaataaggGAAAAAAATTGCATCCATTCTATGCCCCTGTAACAATACCCTTACCCAGCACAATGTTTATtatcttaaagaagaaagaaaggtaaaatcactgtggGATGCAGAATgttaagaaccccccccccccccccagtgattgcaatcgcTTACCTTATCCCCtgttggtgcttctgttaggagaaacctGCTGTTTCTTCTCTCATCTGTCTTCAGAATCCCGGGgcctgtgcatgcacagtagagtaaaaaaagatggatttttttgttcagcttttcactgcacatgtgcaagtggcgcggagacagaagaaggaagaggattgcttgccctggctggtgcggttttcaGGAGCACCAGCCTAAGCTTATGCGTACAAGTGCCATTGACTTCACAtcaacttgccagcttttagatgccaaattttatattcaagtttttacgttttttgtgcttaataaatcttgaaaatttaaATGTGATTTTAGCAGTCTGGACAACTGAACCTGCCAATTAGAGTCTGTATTTGGTTCTGTATTCAGCCATATCTTTTGTATAGCCTGTAGTATTCAGCCGAATTATGGTTGACCAGACTGCACAATACAGTCTGCACTGGAAGTGTATATAAACAGGGAGTATTTTTATCAAGGGCTGGCATCTTCCAACATCTGAATCACAAATGTCAACCCCTTTACATCCTCCTTGCCTTGTAACATTCAGTCTTTCTCCCAGCACCTAACAACTGAGCGTGTGCCTCTCtgcacatctgccttttaacccaTAATGTCCATAAGCACATACCCCCTCAGGAAATGCTGCTTTACTGGGTATTTGCTAGTCTCATTACCagtatttcagcagctacttTCAAGACAAGCAAGCAACTCTCTTATATTCCTCCTGAGAGCCTAATATAAATTACAGTGAATAACTGGAAAAAAGATGACAGTGAATAACtggaataaaagtaaaaaaacagaaaagcttTTGCTAAAGCATTGAAACAAACACAGCTCTCCCCATCCTAATTGATACATCATTTTCAAATATGTTCGCTATCATTAAAGAAGAATCAGCTTTTTAACCCCACTCCACAATAGTAGGGTCATAGAGAAAATAtcactttttacattttctcagCTTCAAATtatgtgtaaaattaaattataGGAGTGTGATATGCCACCCAGTGATGCAGCATGCAACTGTTTGTTTCAGATGCAGCCACCTGGACACTTAAAGTGCGTGGAAATGTCACTGTTATGGGCAATTAACAGAATTAGCTGTATGCTAATACAGAtttctttgtattacttattgcctcataaacaaaaatagaaactaTAGAAAAGAGAGAATTAAGTTGCATTTATACCTGAAATTGGTTGTTTAGACTGTCAGTGGGACTCATTTAACAGCATTGGGCAAATTTTGCgtacagtaacccacagcaaccaatcagtgattagtatGCCGTAGCATCCTCACAGTTAAAATTTGATTGTTATGCATCACTTACTGCACTGTAATTCTTAACTTGTGATGGTTTCTGGTTATcaaggacctgttttccagaatgcttgaaacCTGGGCGTTTTCCCGGGATCTTTCTgttaattggatctccatactttgtctactaaaaaatcatttaagcattaattattattgttttgcctccaataaggattaatgatatcttagttgggatcaatacaaggtactgttttgttattacagagaaaaagggaaaaaatgaattatttgattaaaatggagtctatgagagatggcctttgtaTAATTCTGAGCTGTTCTGAATACGGGGGTTTCAGGATACGTGATCTCATACTTGTAATAGAAGCAAATATTCTGTAGCCCTTAGGATACACTCAGAGCAAAGTGTACTTCCCACCTACCTATATTAACTCTGCTAAACATGTTCCTTGCCTTTCTGTTTGAATTAGAATTACTCAGAATTCTTATTGAACACAAGATGAATGAGCGGATGATGGAGAAATCTGTTCTTATTGGTTGCTCGGATTCTTGCGCTGCAGAGTTTGCCATCGATCTTGGTAAGAATAGTGATTTCTGTGTCCAAACTACCTCATGCCACACGCTTACCATTTCTGTGCTCTGACTGGGATTGAACATTTGTTTCGTTCTCTATGCGTTTTAGGATCACTGGAAAGATCAAGATTAGAGAGAGAATTGTGTGGGAAATTCACAGACCTACGCAAAGCCGCTCTACAGCTTAGATTAAAGGATACTCCTCTGATGTCACAGGTAACTTCTACATATCAAGCAGTGATTAACTGACCCATACAACTAATGTTAGTTATAGAAATCAACAGTCAACCACCATCCAATCCCAACCCACTTTTGTCAGATAGACAGATGCTGTCTGTTGTTGCAGCTGTGCAGAATATAAACAGAGAGCTATGCTTATCACTGGCCACAGACCTGATGTGCAGGTAAATGTAATGAAAATGCTTCTGTCATGGAGGAAAATGATGAATAAGCAAAACCCAATGGAAGTCATTTGGTACTGATTACTGGTAAAATATGGTACATGTAGATTTCTCAGGTCCTAGCATTATCAGCTGACATGGACAGTGGCGAtcctgcctcaggtggcagttgCCCCATTGCCACCACCTCTCTCCCACTCTGTGCTTACAATGTTAGCATCTGAGTgggtccagagggggctgcattgctagtggAGAGAGCACTATTGCCCTTTATGCACTAGCAGAGTCAAAttgttgtttaaaaaatgaaaaattgtctcttaaagttaccagagacagctttttgcctcccctggtaactggccactccctgccacctgaggcaaggttcttaccttgcttcatggcaggagcggccctggaCAGGGTGTTGTCTGTGACTGTCTGTATCATCTCTTTCTTCATGGGTAGTTCTGCTATGGATTTTGttagattaaaaaataaagctcACGTGCATTGGTGTTTTCCATAGATTGCAGTGGTACAAACTCTTACATGGGAACTGGAAGCTTAAGCCCACATTCATGGATTTCTTTAAAACATAAGTTTTTCTCAGTGTGATTGTTTGTGATCTGAAATGTTGGATCAAAGTTAAATATACTCTGGAATGTTGAATCAAAGTTAGCAATATGGCCACTGCCACAATGTAGTATCAATAAATCTGGCAATGGCACATGTTTGCTCTATACACATATTCCTGCCTGTGACTGCTTGTGCTGCCTGCCATTGActgcacatttataaaaatgaaagcaaactgCCACGATCAGTGTAACTGGGCCACCCAGTGGTCAAATGGTAAACAGTATACTTAGCTTTACAATACTTAACCATATATCCCCTTTCATACAGTTCACCAGTTACTAGCTCACACTATAAAAAGGCACAAGAGAGAAGGTTGaaaaaggttatttgtggcttttgGCTAATATTAGACTGGGTGCTTTGACTGCTGCTGTCCCATATtcccatagaaatcaatgggaagcACTGTGCCTGAAGCACACATTTTAACCAGTGGACCTCTAGTGCTTATAAAAGAGACATATAACATAAGAGAACAccccctaatcttgtaggcaataatgaatgaTATATGTGTCAGCTTTTACTTTCGGAGCACCCCATAAAAATTATACtatccctgtctgtgtttcaaatgaggggtgggcgagTTCTAATGGTCCCTTctggaagcacagtaggaggggatagccaatcacagccctgcagtcacacaagcaatgacaggtttcagttccctaacAGGTCCACATAGCTCAAATGGAAAGGCTACTTAAGAAGCCTTTCCACTGGAGAACTACTTATGAAAATACTGCAGTTTGTCActttttggggaggctaaacCTTCTTCTATCTGTATTTTTCTTTGTCTGCAAGATTATGTACGTAAATGTCTGTTTAGTATCTAAATAACACTTTGCCATTTGGTATCAGAGACAAATGAAAGTTTTCAGATCTGTGCATGGTGCTAGTTGTACATTAATTAAAACTTCTGAGAACATCTGATTCATAGGGATTTGAGTATATAATCAATGTCATGCAAAGCTTTAACAAAGGGAAATGTGGTTACCTAGTGGGCCTGGAAGGGAGCTATATCAATACCTTTCATATTCCTTTCTTGCCCTGGGGGCTGGTAGCTTGTTCTAACACAAATCAGCATTCATAGCTGAGAGAAGGCATTTTTTGTTAGGGTGTACATGATGTTCTTCTGATTTTCTTCTTGCCCAGGCTTGTGTCAGCAGCCTTTTTTTACTAATATGTCCACGAAGGGGTATGACAATAATCATTCTTTAAAATGTTAGAAACATTGCCAGAgggcaagaaaaaaaatagaatgtaaataaaagggGATTGAATCATTGACACATTGCTATAAATGAGATTTGTTTCACTCTGTACTCACTCAGTGGATACCATCTGGGTTTAGTAGAGAAATATAAGCTGAACTAGCCTGAGCCTATTTACATGCTGTGTTAGTCACCAGGTTGGCACTTTGATGCTAACTACATAGCATTCACAGTCTGCCTTCACTCCATTTGTTGTTAGCAGGGAATTGTGATGTGATTCTGTCCATAGAGAAGCCTCTACCTAAAATAAAGCTGGGGAAGATTTTATTATGGATCTGATAGCACCTGGAATCAACATTGCTGATAAAATGATTGAATGCCTCCCTTCTCTTTGCAGGCACAGGCCCTACTTCGCTGGCATGAAAGTCACCAGTACTGTAGTAAAACAGGGAAACCAACCCAAAAAAACATATCCGGGAGCAAGCGTGTCTGCCATGCAAACGGATTGATCTATTACCCTCAGGTAAAAACAGTCATTTAATAACCATGTTTGACTGATGGTTAACTTAAAGGAATCAGGATCTCCAGATATATGTAGATGGCAAAATCTGGCTTAGATGAGCATGGAACCATTTGTAAGCACTTAAGATAGAGAAGGTAGCCAAGATGATGGAATTATAAATGGATATGTGCTTTAGCCTTCCATAGAGATCATCTGTAGAGCTGCAGTTGCCTCAGTGCAGCTTAGCTTCAGTGTCAGTAGAGAGGGGACATTTTAGTGATACCATCTGCTagcacatgcccccccccccccccaaaaaaaaacccctcacCTGTTTAAAGAAGCCTATTTCATTAATATTGATTATCAGAGGTGAACATGCTAACTAATTCTATCCATTAGTTGTTCCTTATATCTTTAGGTTGTAAGCTCAAAAAAAAGCTCTTTACTCTCCAGTTTTACTGTGTAACTCACCCTCACATTAGCTTTTTGGCCTTAAGAGCCTCCTTAGATGCAGCACTGTCATTTAGTTGCAAAAGGAAGTTAAATTCCCTTTAAAATAACAACCCTCAGGCTAGGCTGATTGATTTTACTTCTGTGTGATGGAAAAGTAATTCTGGCAAAACCAATGAGACATTTTTGACCTGAGCTATACAGAAGGGAGGGGATACAGATTATATAACAAATTAACTGTACAGACACTAGGGAGGGGAGTAGATAGAACTGAATTCTTACAAAAGGCTGACCCCTAGCTGCAGTTAGCAGCATCCAGTGATCCATTTCCTTACCAGTCTGTCAGAAAGGGGTATTGTATTTTGCAATCAGGCTTTAAagtttctgtatatacatattatttttcCCTTACCTCCTTATAACTATATATAGAAAGATtggtaaaaataaaatggatattTGCTGACGCCTGAAAATAATGCAACTGTAAGTAACCTAGTTTTACTTCTGGTCTAGATGTCCCCAGTGATTATCACTCTGGTATCACACAGGAAGCGCTGCCTGCTTGCTCGGCAGGACTCCTATCCTGCTGGAATGTACACTGCTCTCTCAGGTTTCTGTGACATAGGTAAAGGATAAATATCTGTGCATATGTTATGAAAACAAAAGCCTCAAGTAATGTTTAAGGTATATGGCATATTGGCACAACTGACACTTTTAGGCTAATTTTTCATCATCAATAATATTAATTCAAGccctatatagatagatagataatttatatatatatatatatatatatatatatatatatatatatatatatatatatatatatatatatatatatatgtatgtatatatatatatatatatgtatgtatataggcaGTGTTGCTGCACCTACATGTACACCAGCCTTTCTACCATATTTATGTAGGATCTCAAAGCCTACTATTATTTTACTGGCTTTAGCAGCAGGGTTTCTTTTATAAATGGACATAACTACAGGGCGGCACCATCAATATTTCATCTGCAATAACTTTGCAACTGCAGGATAGCTAGAGTTTGGTAAGATCTGGGCTAAGGAGCTTTGGCACCTAAGACATGGGTGGCAATATGTGCCCTGCCCCATGGTACAACATGGTACCATTACTTGCTGTCTGGCAGAGTTAGTGGCAGACACAGACTAACATACAGAGAAAGGGGGAAAACTGAAATAAACCTCAAGAAACAGTCTCTGCATCTATAAGTCCCCCATTACCAAAATGGTTCACCATAGGCAGGGGCTGCTGCTGCCTACCCATACTTACAGCCCTGACCACTTGAGTGATAATTCCCATTCTGTCTCCCTCTACCTAGAGAACACTACTTGCCAGCATACATAATAATGACTATAAAGTTTTGTGGAAAAAGAATAATTGCTTGGGGCTGCTTTTTCATTCTTTGGGGTAGAGCTTCTAGTTCCATTTTAGGTTATAAACTTAAGGCTAGAGCTTACAATAACATTTGTGACAATTCTATGCTACCTAGTTTGTGACAGCAGTTTCAGCCCAATAATGCCCATATGCACAAAGCCTTTGCTTAAGACTGCCCAGTGTATAAAGGTAATAACCTGGAATGTTGTAAGAAAATGGTCTTTGGGTAAAAAATACCAGGGCTAAGCTCATCACAAAGTAATACTGTAGCCTCTGAAAGGGGTGCTTAGTTGCTAGTCAATTAGCCTGATTCTTTCCCCAGGAACACTGACAGTAAAATGCTCACATTTTCTCCCCTCTGCACACATGTGATTTCTATATTTATCTATTGGAGGCACCACAGttatataatgttttattcaAGGGAAACAATATTTCCAAGTTACTGAATATAACCAGAATgttaccttaaaggggaactatcgctAAATTATTAGTTCTTATTTAGGTAGAAAACTACTAAACAATATTAGCTCAcctgtatataattgtatatataagtGACTAGATCAATATATACATCAATATAGACCACTATCAATAACTTGTGTTTCTCTATAAGCAGTTCATACAAATAGTTCAAATGATAAATTCATGTGCagataagtcagtcagttcattggggacAGTGGAATTAAGTTTTTTAatccattgggggtcagtggagtttgcccctgccatgcttctctgcactgtcactgctccatatgtgagcttctatgtaatttatatacagtaagtttctaggcaagtcacTGTAGTTTTATCCTAAAATCTTCCAGCTATAGGAGCCAGTGCCTCAGTCTTTATTGGATGAGGTGGTACAATAAGAGTTCTGTGTACAAAAGGCAAAGTGTGAGTTATGGATAAACCCAGCAGCAGTGCACAGTTCTCTACAGAATTCCCAATCGGGCATAGGCAGCTTCTAGTGATGTTTATACACAAGCGCTGGGATCATGACCCCAATCTCTGTATACTATATTTAATACTTGTATAAGACTACTTATATGTCTTAGccatgcttttttaaaataataagtgTGTTTCAGGAGAAACTCTGGAGGAGACTGTACGGAGAGAAGTGGCAGAGGAAGTGGGGCTGGAAGTTGAGTCTATAAGATATTCTGCATCTCAGCACTGGCCTTTCCCTAACAGCTCGCTAATGGTGGCGTGCCACGCCACTGTACGAC
The sequence above is a segment of the Xenopus tropicalis strain Nigerian chromosome 7, UCB_Xtro_10.0, whole genome shotgun sequence genome. Coding sequences within it:
- the nudt13 gene encoding nucleoside diphosphate-linked moiety X motif 13, yielding MFCVGVAMIRPVTSTCARLSSSYVKHARYLFDLKENDDICRQALKSGSFYVFHNLSPFLRNTGNSYSFPAVSASELLRILIEHKMNERMMEKSVLIGCSDSCAAEFAIDLGSLERSRLERELCGKFTDLRKAALQLRLKDTPLMSQAQALLRWHESHQYCSKTGKPTQKNISGSKRVCHANGLIYYPQMSPVIITLVSHRKRCLLARQDSYPAGMYTALSGFCDIGETLEETVRREVAEEVGLEVESIRYSASQHWPFPNSSLMVACHATVRQDELCINAAEIESAKWFSLEEVEEALKWQKVPPKQEDGTVPIWVPPKIAIAHHLIQEWVQEQRAQLKHR